CGCTTCCTCCACGAGTTCGTCACCATCTACCTCGCCAACCAGCGCGCGTGGACCTCGAACACCAAGAGCCGCACGACGGTGTCCGGCGGCGGCCGCAAGCCGTGGAAGCAGAAGGGGACCGGCCGCGCCCGCTCGGGCTCAATCCGCTCCGGTCTGTGGCGCCACGGCGCGATCATCCACGGCCCGCGCATGGGCCGCGGAGCTCGCCTCGACTACCCTCGCCAGAAGGCGCGGCTCGCTCTCGCCCAGGCCCTCTCGGCCCGCGCGCAGGACGGCGGCCTCGTCTGCGTCAAGGAGCTGACGATCAAGGAGCCCAAGACGAAGCTCCTGGCCGCGGCCCTCGCCAAGATCGGCTGCGAAGGGAAGACCTTGATCGTTCTGGACGCTCCGAATGCCGCCCTGGCGCTCGCGAGCCGCAACATCCCCACCGTCGCCGTCCGTCTCGCGGCCGACATCAACGCTTACGAGGTTCTTTACTGCAAGAAGCTCGTGATCACGCAGCCCGCGCTCGAGAAGCTCGGCGCGCGCTGGAACTGAGGAACACGACGATGTCCGATAAAGCTCTCCACGAAATCCTGGTCCGGCCCCTCCTCACCGAGCGCGGCACGGGCAACCAGGAGAAGTACAACCAGTACCTGTTCGAGGCCGCTCCCGACGCGACGAAGACCGACATCAAGCGCGCCGTCGAGACGATGTTCAAGGTCACCGTCGAGAAGATCCGCACGCAGGTCGTCCCCGGCAAGTTCCGCCGGTTCGGACGCGGCGGCGGCATGCGCCCCGACTGGAAGAAGGCCATCGTGACCGTCACGAAGGGCCAGAAGATCGACTTCGCCACCCCCGCCGCCTAAGAGAAAACACCATGGCCATCAAATCCTACAAGCCGTACACGCCTTCCCGCCGCGGGATGACCTCCCAGGACTACTCGGACATCACCACCAACGTGCCCGAGAAGAGCCTCGTCTCCCAGCTCAAGCGCACCGGCGGCCGCAACAACACCGGCATGATCATGGTCCGCCACCAGGGCGGCGGCCACAAGCGCGCGTTCCGCGCGATCGACTTCAAGCGCTACGACAAGGCCGGCGTCCCCGGCAAGGTCGTCTCGATCGAGTACGACCCGAACCGCTCGGCCCGCATCTGCCTCGTCAACTACGCCGACGGCGAGAAGCGCTACATCGTGCAGCCCGCCGGCATGAAGGTCGGCGACAGCATCATGAGCGGCCCGGACGCCGAGATCAAGATCGGCAACGCGCTCCCCGTCGGCAAGATCCCCGAAGGTACCTTCATCCACTGCCTCGAGCTCAACCCCGGCAAGGGCGCGCAGATGATGCGCTCGGCCGGCACCCAGGCTCAGCTGATGGCGAAGGACGGCGGCTACGCGCAGATCAAGATGCCGTCGGGCGAGGTCCGCATGGTCCCCGACACCTGCTACGCGACGATCGGCCAGGTCGGCAACTTCGAGCACAACACGATCACGCTCGGCAAGGCCGGCCGCAACCGCCACCTCGGCATCCGCCCCACCGTCCGCGGCGGCGCGATGAACGCGACCGACCACCCGCTCGGTGGCGGCCGCGGCAAGTCGAAGGGCAACAATCACCCGCGCTCTCCTTGGAACCAGCTCTCGAAGGGCTTCAAGACGCGCAACAAGAAGAAGGTCTGGGGCTGGATGATCGTCTCCGACCGGCGCCGCTCGGCGCAGCACGCGTAAAGAGGGATTATGAGCCGATCTACTAAGAAGGGACCGTACGTCGAAGCGAGCCTGCTGAAGAAGGTCCAGAAGCAGAACAACGCCGGCGAGAAGAAGCCGATCAAGACCTGGGCGCGCCGCTGCACGATCACGCCCGAGTTCGTCGGCCACACGTTCTCCGTGCACAACGGCCGCAAGTTCCTGCCCGTCTACGTCAACGAGCAGATGGTCGGCCACAAGCTCGGCGAGTTCTCGTTCACCCGCTTCTTCAAGAACCACGGCGGGACGCACAAGGACGCGGACGCCAAGACCTAAGGTCAAAGGGATAAAAGAGAAATAACATGGAAGCTACTGCTCACTCTCGGTTTCAGCGCTACGGGACGCGCAAGGTCGGCCAGGTCCTCAAGGAGATCCGCGGCAAGTCGGTGCTCGAGGCCGAGCGGATCCTCCCGATGATGCCCCGCATCTGCTCGACGATGGTCT
This genomic stretch from Elusimicrobiota bacterium harbors:
- the rplD gene encoding 50S ribosomal protein L4, encoding MDAKVIDVNGKETGTVSLKEEIFGHKPERRFLHEFVTIYLANQRAWTSNTKSRTTVSGGGRKPWKQKGTGRARSGSIRSGLWRHGAIIHGPRMGRGARLDYPRQKARLALAQALSARAQDGGLVCVKELTIKEPKTKLLAAALAKIGCEGKTLIVLDAPNAALALASRNIPTVAVRLAADINAYEVLYCKKLVITQPALEKLGARWN
- the rpsS gene encoding 30S ribosomal protein S19, producing the protein MSRSTKKGPYVEASLLKKVQKQNNAGEKKPIKTWARRCTITPEFVGHTFSVHNGRKFLPVYVNEQMVGHKLGEFSFTRFFKNHGGTHKDADAKT
- the rplB gene encoding 50S ribosomal protein L2 → MAIKSYKPYTPSRRGMTSQDYSDITTNVPEKSLVSQLKRTGGRNNTGMIMVRHQGGGHKRAFRAIDFKRYDKAGVPGKVVSIEYDPNRSARICLVNYADGEKRYIVQPAGMKVGDSIMSGPDAEIKIGNALPVGKIPEGTFIHCLELNPGKGAQMMRSAGTQAQLMAKDGGYAQIKMPSGEVRMVPDTCYATIGQVGNFEHNTITLGKAGRNRHLGIRPTVRGGAMNATDHPLGGGRGKSKGNNHPRSPWNQLSKGFKTRNKKKVWGWMIVSDRRRSAQHA
- the rplW gene encoding 50S ribosomal protein L23, which produces MSDKALHEILVRPLLTERGTGNQEKYNQYLFEAAPDATKTDIKRAVETMFKVTVEKIRTQVVPGKFRRFGRGGGMRPDWKKAIVTVTKGQKIDFATPAA